A window of the Gammaproteobacteria bacterium genome harbors these coding sequences:
- a CDS encoding integrase arm-type DNA-binding domain-containing protein gives MNNVTSTRPQRRRGKPRGRHPHNRLSAAFVRSAPPGRHCDGNGLYLYVKKAGTRSWIQRLVVRGRKREIGLGSVVLVSLAEAREQALANRKLARAGGDPLAEKRRSIGVPTFAEAAVRVIEQKRGGWRSAKTPRLWTRSLEMYAFGRLGKLPVSEITSADVLETLSPIWHARPKVARSVRLRIRTVLEWAVAMDWRTDNPCDRLLPVLGPQHDVVTHRKALPHGEVSAAIAKVRAAKPGKVDTLAFEFLVLTAARGGEVRGAVWSEIDQGAGVWTIPASRTKTAKEHRVPLSGRALEVLDGARQLGDGASPIVFVNERGKPLTRKRPGRLLLSCGISAVPHGFRSSFRDWAAEKTDHPREVVEAALAHVVQNKVEAAYMRTDLFERRRRLMEDWAEYLAGKARNGA, from the coding sequence CAGCGCCGCCGAGGCAAGCCCAGGGGCCGCCATCCCCACAACCGGCTGTCCGCCGCCTTCGTGCGCTCCGCTCCGCCCGGTCGCCACTGCGACGGAAACGGGCTCTACCTGTACGTCAAGAAGGCCGGGACCCGGAGTTGGATCCAAAGGCTCGTGGTCCGGGGCCGCAAGCGCGAGATCGGTCTCGGCAGCGTCGTCCTCGTCTCGCTGGCCGAGGCCCGCGAGCAGGCGCTGGCGAACCGGAAGCTGGCCCGCGCGGGCGGCGATCCCCTGGCCGAGAAGCGCCGGTCCATCGGCGTCCCCACCTTCGCCGAGGCCGCCGTGCGCGTCATCGAGCAGAAGCGCGGCGGGTGGCGCAGCGCGAAGACCCCGAGGTTGTGGACCCGCTCGCTGGAGATGTATGCCTTCGGACGACTTGGGAAGCTGCCGGTCTCCGAGATCACCAGCGCCGACGTGCTGGAAACGCTCTCCCCGATCTGGCACGCGAGGCCGAAGGTCGCCCGCTCCGTCCGCCTGCGCATCCGGACCGTGCTGGAGTGGGCCGTCGCCATGGACTGGCGCACGGACAACCCCTGCGACCGGCTCCTGCCGGTGCTTGGCCCCCAGCACGATGTCGTCACCCACCGGAAGGCCCTGCCTCACGGCGAGGTATCGGCGGCTATCGCGAAAGTGCGGGCGGCGAAGCCGGGGAAAGTGGACACGCTGGCGTTCGAGTTCCTGGTCCTGACGGCGGCACGGGGCGGCGAGGTCCGCGGGGCGGTGTGGAGCGAGATCGACCAAGGTGCGGGCGTGTGGACGATTCCGGCAAGCCGGACGAAGACGGCGAAGGAGCACCGGGTGCCGCTGTCCGGGCGGGCGCTGGAGGTGCTTGACGGGGCGCGGCAGCTCGGCGATGGGGCGAGTCCGATCGTGTTCGTCAACGAGCGCGGCAAGCCGCTGACCCGCAAGCGGCCGGGGCGGTTGCTCCTGAGCTGCGGGATCTCGGCGGTGCCTCATGGGTTCCGGTCCAGCTTCCGTGACTGGGCCGCCGAGAAGACCGATCACCCAAGGGAGGTCGTCGAGGCGGCGCTGGCCCATGTCGTTCAGAACAAGGTCGAGGCGGCGTACATGCGGACCGATCTGTTCGAGCGGAGGCG